One window from the genome of Gambusia affinis linkage group LG14, SWU_Gaff_1.0, whole genome shotgun sequence encodes:
- the LOC122844004 gene encoding proteasome subunit beta type-8-like — protein sequence MALVEVSGLKPFSETSGQIFGTRQTHLVDRTNHYSFGTSAQEFAVPVGEEPSGFLTSCNKEGGVNIEMNHGTTTLAFKFRHGVIVAVDSRASAGRYLASNDVNKVIEINPYLLGTMSGSAADCLYWERLLAKECRLYRLRNNHRISVAAASKLLCNMMLGYKGMGLSVGSMICGWDKEGPGLYYVDENGTRLSGRMFSTGCGNSYAYGVVDSGYREDMTVEEAYELGRRGIAHATHRDAYSGGVVNMYHMQEDGWIKVCKEDVSELIHRYRKGMF from the exons ATGGCTCTTGTTGAAGTTAGTGGtttgaaacctttttctgaAACCAGTGGGCAGATTTTCGGAACCAGACAAACGCATCTCGTCGACCGAACTAATCATTACAGTTTTGGAACCTCAGCTCAGGAATTTGCTGTTCCTGTGGGAGAAGAG CCCTCTGGGTTTCTGACCTCCTGCAACAAGGAGGGAGGGGTGAATATTGAGATGAACCACGGAACCACCACCCTGGCCTTCAAGTTCAGGCATGGAGTCATCGTGGCCGTGGACTCCAGAGCTTCAGCCGGACGATACCTGG CATCCAATGATGTCAACAAGGTGATAGAGATCAACCCCTATCTATTGGGCACCATGTCAGGCAGTGCAGCAGACTGCCTGTACTGGGAGAGACTCCTTGCCAAAGAATGCAG gttGTACAGACTGAGGAACAACCATCGTATTTCTGTGGCTGCTGCTTCTAAGCTTTTATGTAACATGATGCTGGGTTACAAGGGCATGGGCCTTTCTGTGGGGAGCATGATCTGTGGATGGGACAAGGAG GGCCCTGGTCTGTACTATGTGGATGAAAATGGGACCCGTCTGTCTGGCCGGATGTTCTCTACTGGGTGTGGAAACAGCTACGCCTATGGAGTGGTGGACAGCGGTTACAGAGAAGACATGACAGTGGAGGAGGCGTATGAACTCGGCCGTCGAGGCATCGCTCATGCTACTCACAGGGATGCTTACTCTGGTGGAGTGGTGAACA tgtACCACATGCAGGAGGATGGCTGGATAAAAGTATGTAAGGAGGACGTCTCAGAACTGATCCACCGTTACAGAAAGGGAATGTTCTGA